One stretch of Paraburkholderia fungorum DNA includes these proteins:
- a CDS encoding MFS transporter, with product MSTDPSGSESFSLPKHPAFQRFWCTRIFSSLSFQMLAVAMGWHIYALTHSAFALGLVGLAQFLPMFALTLVVGHVADTFDRRRIAAICQGLESVAALLFAVGTFGGWISAPMIYVLAACVGAARAFESPAVASLLPAVVPRGQLPKATAWATSANQTAQIAGPALGGLLYGIGPGTVYLACTLSFAAAAAAVWSIPLQTKPAVRAPVTLESVFSGIAFIRKEPVILGALSLDLFAVLFGGATALLPIFARDVLHAGPLGLGLLRSGTAIGALAGTIWLAHFPLRNRPGAAMFGGVIAFGLATLVFGLSNQFFVSLLALIVLGASDTISVVVRLSLVQLRTPDEMLGRVSAVNSLFIGTSNQLGEFESGVTAGWWGARPAVLVGGIATITVALLWMKLFPELRLTRSLEKEEELAPSN from the coding sequence ATGTCTACCGACCCAAGCGGCTCCGAATCTTTCAGTTTGCCAAAACACCCTGCGTTCCAGCGATTCTGGTGCACCCGCATCTTCTCGTCACTGTCGTTCCAGATGCTGGCCGTCGCGATGGGCTGGCACATCTACGCGCTCACGCATAGCGCCTTCGCACTCGGCCTCGTCGGCCTCGCGCAGTTTCTGCCGATGTTCGCGCTGACGCTCGTCGTCGGCCACGTCGCCGATACCTTCGACCGCCGACGCATCGCGGCCATCTGTCAGGGCCTCGAAAGCGTCGCTGCGTTGTTATTCGCCGTCGGCACTTTCGGCGGCTGGATCAGCGCGCCGATGATCTATGTGCTGGCCGCATGCGTCGGCGCAGCGCGCGCATTTGAATCGCCTGCGGTGGCCTCGCTGCTGCCCGCCGTCGTGCCTCGCGGACAACTGCCGAAAGCAACCGCATGGGCGACTTCCGCGAATCAGACCGCGCAGATCGCGGGGCCCGCGTTGGGTGGCTTGCTGTACGGCATCGGTCCGGGCACGGTCTATCTCGCCTGCACGCTGTCGTTCGCTGCCGCTGCGGCAGCGGTATGGAGCATTCCGCTGCAGACGAAACCTGCGGTTCGCGCACCCGTCACGCTGGAATCGGTGTTCTCGGGCATCGCGTTTATCCGCAAGGAACCGGTGATTCTCGGCGCGTTGTCGCTCGATCTGTTCGCCGTGCTGTTCGGCGGCGCGACTGCGTTGTTGCCGATTTTCGCGCGCGATGTCCTGCACGCGGGACCGCTCGGCCTTGGTCTGTTGCGCTCGGGCACCGCCATCGGCGCGCTCGCGGGCACCATCTGGCTCGCGCATTTTCCGTTGCGCAACCGCCCCGGCGCGGCGATGTTCGGCGGCGTGATTGCGTTCGGCCTGGCTACGCTGGTGTTCGGTCTGTCGAATCAGTTTTTCGTGTCGCTGCTTGCGTTGATCGTGCTGGGCGCGTCCGACACCATCAGCGTGGTGGTGCGTCTGTCGCTCGTGCAGTTGCGCACGCCGGACGAGATGCTCGGACGAGTCAGCGCGGTCAATTCGCTGTTTATCGGAACCTCGAATCAATTGGGCGAGTTCGAATCGGGCGTGACGGCAGGGTGGTGGGGCGCGCGCCCTGCGGTGCTGGTCGGCGGCATCGCGACGATCACCGTCGCGTTGCTGTGGATGAAGCTATTTCCGGAACTTCGTCTCACGCGTTCGCTGGAAAAAGAAGAAGAACTGGCGCCGAGCAATTGA
- a CDS encoding LysR substrate-binding domain-containing protein produces the protein MRIAPLPPLQCLVAFESAVRHASFTKAAAELHLTQSAVSRQIAQLEDFLGRSLFVREHRALRLTIAGEGYAKHVQWLLATCSEATLDVMKRYGDLELTIACSSGVAVLWLTPRLGAFRAAHPTVKIRMIVRDGLASLSPAEFDVGLYYSRQRAEPHFTARRIFDEEVYPVCSPGYLAGRVLEPADLARETLLMQEDGQRQWMSWSEWFRLNDVQMPASPQAVVVNHYPQLVQMAILGQGVVLGWRHMIDACLNEGLLVRATQASASHGGGYYVVSPNDRSQNQAARLFTRWLFEQADEQMGKPAG, from the coding sequence ATGCGCATTGCCCCTCTACCTCCGCTGCAATGTCTGGTCGCGTTTGAATCGGCCGTGCGGCATGCGAGTTTCACCAAAGCCGCCGCTGAATTGCATCTGACGCAAAGCGCCGTGAGCCGGCAGATTGCGCAACTCGAAGACTTCCTCGGCCGCTCGCTGTTCGTGCGCGAGCATCGCGCATTGCGCTTGACGATCGCGGGCGAAGGCTACGCGAAACACGTGCAGTGGTTGCTTGCCACGTGTTCCGAAGCCACGCTCGACGTGATGAAACGTTACGGCGATCTCGAACTCACCATCGCCTGCTCATCGGGCGTCGCGGTGTTGTGGCTGACGCCGCGACTCGGCGCGTTTCGCGCCGCGCATCCGACCGTCAAGATCAGAATGATCGTGCGTGACGGACTCGCTTCGTTATCGCCCGCTGAATTCGACGTGGGGCTGTATTACAGCCGTCAACGCGCCGAGCCGCATTTCACCGCGCGCCGTATTTTCGACGAAGAGGTGTATCCGGTATGTTCGCCGGGATATCTCGCCGGCCGGGTACTCGAACCCGCCGACCTCGCGCGCGAAACGCTACTGATGCAGGAAGACGGCCAGCGGCAATGGATGTCGTGGTCCGAATGGTTTCGTCTGAACGATGTGCAGATGCCGGCATCGCCGCAAGCGGTCGTCGTCAATCATTATCCGCAACTCGTGCAGATGGCGATTCTGGGGCAGGGCGTCGTGCTCGGCTGGCGGCATATGATCGACGCATGCCTGAACGAAGGGCTGCTGGTGCGTGCAACGCAAGCGTCGGCGAGTCACGGCGGCGGTTATTACGTGGTGTCGCCGAACGACCGCTCGCAGAACCAGGCTGCGCGCCTGTTCACACGCTGGCTGTTCGAGCAGGCCGACGAGCAGATGGGCAAACCGGCTGGCTGA